The following coding sequences lie in one Carcharodon carcharias isolate sCarCar2 chromosome 5, sCarCar2.pri, whole genome shotgun sequence genomic window:
- the LOC121277670 gene encoding collagen alpha-2(VIII) chain-like isoform X1 → MARREISSFLLLLSVNIISGTNYCGIRGPRGLPGPRGPSGAKGSMNTGPPGMCGSPGQPGIPGVNYVGQPGITGKPGEKGERGFSGPTGDIGPQGQQGLQGRPGPVGAPGVSTKSVDGEAGSQGSPGSPGLKGECGKLGEPGSPGLYGAKGDDEIGLPGFRGERGYPGPSGEPGPLGEVIAGLPGIPGIHGISGEKGENGESGRPGAAGLPGERGLRGPPGISISMPGVDGKQGLAGLPGIKGSPGPKGVPGKLGLPATGNSGLPGLKGDAGPRGMHGYAGAKGDPGIDGEFGMAGPIGFTGPTGLPGLQGVPGEDGNPGSPGEPGALGLHGIPGLQGDEGPTGAPGKSGIPGEDGIPGSQGKQGPPGPQGDKGPRGRPGEFGIHGASGFQGPLGIQGNYGPPGPTGEIGKQGPNGSQGPPGQKGIRGDPGKQGPPGRSNFLLSGTLLTGDMETSSDAEIQGLPGIPGPPGPTGPPGPSGAPGPLQETVIQSVSNTDQGFKAILSTPYSTTGIPIVFDRTLYNQANVYDAETGVFTCQIPGIYYFSYHIYIKGRSIHVALYKNDKPVLHTYDDYKEKKIDQASGSAVLKLQKVDKIYLQLPSEQFNGLYSSNKMQSSFSGFLVHRTNPLE, encoded by the coding sequence GTATCAGAGGTCCACGGGGGTTACCTGGACCAAGAGGCCCATCAGGAGCAAAAGGTTCTATGAATACAGGGCCTCCAGGCATGTGTGGATCACCTGGACAGCCAGGAATACCAGGAGTAAACTATGTGGGACAGCCAGGAATAACAGGAAAACCAGGAGAAAAGGGTGAAAGAGGATTTTCTGGACCAACTGGTGACATAGGGCCTCAAGGACAGCAAGGACTACAAGGGCGCCCAGGACCAGTAGGTGCTCCTGGAGTCAGTACAAAATCTGTTGATGGCGAGGCTGGTTCCCAAGGATCACCAGGTTCTCCAGGGTTAAAAGGTGAATGTGGAAAACTTGGAGAACCAGGAAGTCCGGGTCTGTATGGGGCAAAAGGTGATGATGAAATTGGCCTTCCTGGATTCAGAGGAGAAAGGGGTTATCCAGGGCCAAGCGGTGAGCCAGGACCTCTTGGagaagtaattgcaggtctaccaGGAATTCCTGGTATCCATGGCATATCAGGAGAGAAAGGTGAAAATGGAGAATCTGGTAGACCTGGAGCTGCAGGTCTACCTGGTGAAAGAGGATTACGGGGTCCACCTGGTATATCAATTTCAATGCCAGGAGTAGATGGTAAACAAGGTCTTGCAGGGCTTCCTGGGATCAAGGGTTCTCCAGGTCCAAAGGGAGTGCCAGGTAAACTTGGTCTACCAGCTACTGGAAATTCAGGTTTGCCAGGCCTTAAAGGTGATGCTGGCCCCAGAGGCATGCATGGCTATGCTGGTGCGAAAGGAGATCCAGGAATAGATGGAGAATTTGGTATGGCAGGACCCATAGGATTTACAGGTCCAACAGGATTACCAGGTTTGCAAGGTGTTCCAGGTGAAGATGGCAATCCAGGATCTCCAGGAGAACCTGGTGCATTAGGGCTGCATGGAATTCCTGGATTACAAGGTGATGAAGGACCAACAGGTGCTCCCGGAAAATCAGGAATTCCAGGAGAAGACGGTATCCCAGGGTCACAAGGAAAACAGGGACCACCCGGTCCACAGGGTGATAAAGGGCCCAGAGGTAGGCCTGGTGAATTTGGTATACACGGTGCTTCTGGTTTTCAAGGACCATTGGGGATTCAAGGCAATTATGGACCACCTGGACCTACCGGAGAAATTGGCAAACAAGGTCCAAATGGGTCACAAGGTCCTCCAGGACAAAAAGGCATCAGAGGAGATCCAGGAAAACAAGGTCCACCAGGCCGTTCCAACTTTTTGCTATCTGGAACCCTGTTGACGGGAGACATGGAAACATCTAGTGATGCAGAAATACAGGGACTTCCAGGCATCCCTGGTCCACCAGGTCCAACAGGTCCACCGGGTCCATCGGGTGCCCCAGGGCCACTGCAGGAAACTGTCATACAGTCAGTGTCAAATACTGATCAAGGTTTTAAAGCCATTCTCTCCACTCCATATTCAACAACAGGAATACCAATAGTTTTTGACAGAACACTGTACAATCAAGCCAATGTCTATGATGCAGAAACTGGAGTTTTTACATGTCAAATACCAGGCATCTACTATTTTTCATATCACATCTACATCAAAGGCAGAAGTATTCACGTTGCATTGTATAAAAATGATAAACCAGTTCTCCACACATATGATGACTACAAGGAAAAAAAGATTGATCAAGCTTCAGGGAGTGCTGTGTTAAAGCTACAGAAAGTAGATAAAATATATTTACAGTTGCCTTCAGAACAGTTTAATGGTTTATATTCCTCCAATAAAATGCAATCATCCTTTTCAGGATTTCTGGTTCACCGAACCAATCCACTGGAATAG
- the LOC121277670 gene encoding collagen alpha-2(VIII) chain-like isoform X2, producing the protein MNTGPPGMCGSPGQPGIPGVNYVGQPGITGKPGEKGERGFSGPTGDIGPQGQQGLQGRPGPVGAPGVSTKSVDGEAGSQGSPGSPGLKGECGKLGEPGSPGLYGAKGDDEIGLPGFRGERGYPGPSGEPGPLGEVIAGLPGIPGIHGISGEKGENGESGRPGAAGLPGERGLRGPPGISISMPGVDGKQGLAGLPGIKGSPGPKGVPGKLGLPATGNSGLPGLKGDAGPRGMHGYAGAKGDPGIDGEFGMAGPIGFTGPTGLPGLQGVPGEDGNPGSPGEPGALGLHGIPGLQGDEGPTGAPGKSGIPGEDGIPGSQGKQGPPGPQGDKGPRGRPGEFGIHGASGFQGPLGIQGNYGPPGPTGEIGKQGPNGSQGPPGQKGIRGDPGKQGPPGRSNFLLSGTLLTGDMETSSDAEIQGLPGIPGPPGPTGPPGPSGAPGPLQETVIQSVSNTDQGFKAILSTPYSTTGIPIVFDRTLYNQANVYDAETGVFTCQIPGIYYFSYHIYIKGRSIHVALYKNDKPVLHTYDDYKEKKIDQASGSAVLKLQKVDKIYLQLPSEQFNGLYSSNKMQSSFSGFLVHRTNPLE; encoded by the coding sequence ATGAATACAGGGCCTCCAGGCATGTGTGGATCACCTGGACAGCCAGGAATACCAGGAGTAAACTATGTGGGACAGCCAGGAATAACAGGAAAACCAGGAGAAAAGGGTGAAAGAGGATTTTCTGGACCAACTGGTGACATAGGGCCTCAAGGACAGCAAGGACTACAAGGGCGCCCAGGACCAGTAGGTGCTCCTGGAGTCAGTACAAAATCTGTTGATGGCGAGGCTGGTTCCCAAGGATCACCAGGTTCTCCAGGGTTAAAAGGTGAATGTGGAAAACTTGGAGAACCAGGAAGTCCGGGTCTGTATGGGGCAAAAGGTGATGATGAAATTGGCCTTCCTGGATTCAGAGGAGAAAGGGGTTATCCAGGGCCAAGCGGTGAGCCAGGACCTCTTGGagaagtaattgcaggtctaccaGGAATTCCTGGTATCCATGGCATATCAGGAGAGAAAGGTGAAAATGGAGAATCTGGTAGACCTGGAGCTGCAGGTCTACCTGGTGAAAGAGGATTACGGGGTCCACCTGGTATATCAATTTCAATGCCAGGAGTAGATGGTAAACAAGGTCTTGCAGGGCTTCCTGGGATCAAGGGTTCTCCAGGTCCAAAGGGAGTGCCAGGTAAACTTGGTCTACCAGCTACTGGAAATTCAGGTTTGCCAGGCCTTAAAGGTGATGCTGGCCCCAGAGGCATGCATGGCTATGCTGGTGCGAAAGGAGATCCAGGAATAGATGGAGAATTTGGTATGGCAGGACCCATAGGATTTACAGGTCCAACAGGATTACCAGGTTTGCAAGGTGTTCCAGGTGAAGATGGCAATCCAGGATCTCCAGGAGAACCTGGTGCATTAGGGCTGCATGGAATTCCTGGATTACAAGGTGATGAAGGACCAACAGGTGCTCCCGGAAAATCAGGAATTCCAGGAGAAGACGGTATCCCAGGGTCACAAGGAAAACAGGGACCACCCGGTCCACAGGGTGATAAAGGGCCCAGAGGTAGGCCTGGTGAATTTGGTATACACGGTGCTTCTGGTTTTCAAGGACCATTGGGGATTCAAGGCAATTATGGACCACCTGGACCTACCGGAGAAATTGGCAAACAAGGTCCAAATGGGTCACAAGGTCCTCCAGGACAAAAAGGCATCAGAGGAGATCCAGGAAAACAAGGTCCACCAGGCCGTTCCAACTTTTTGCTATCTGGAACCCTGTTGACGGGAGACATGGAAACATCTAGTGATGCAGAAATACAGGGACTTCCAGGCATCCCTGGTCCACCAGGTCCAACAGGTCCACCGGGTCCATCGGGTGCCCCAGGGCCACTGCAGGAAACTGTCATACAGTCAGTGTCAAATACTGATCAAGGTTTTAAAGCCATTCTCTCCACTCCATATTCAACAACAGGAATACCAATAGTTTTTGACAGAACACTGTACAATCAAGCCAATGTCTATGATGCAGAAACTGGAGTTTTTACATGTCAAATACCAGGCATCTACTATTTTTCATATCACATCTACATCAAAGGCAGAAGTATTCACGTTGCATTGTATAAAAATGATAAACCAGTTCTCCACACATATGATGACTACAAGGAAAAAAAGATTGATCAAGCTTCAGGGAGTGCTGTGTTAAAGCTACAGAAAGTAGATAAAATATATTTACAGTTGCCTTCAGAACAGTTTAATGGTTTATATTCCTCCAATAAAATGCAATCATCCTTTTCAGGATTTCTGGTTCACCGAACCAATCCACTGGAATAG